Below is a window of Candidozyma auris chromosome 3, complete sequence DNA.
CTATTGACCGTGGTGACGTTGCTGGTGAGTATGCTGATCCAGAGGAGGCCACGGCGTCCAACAGAGCTGCCAGTTACGGTGCGGGTGAGAATGCGGTTGCAGGCTCTGCTTTGATCAACTACCAGAGTGATCACACATGGATGTACCAAGTGGCCAAACAGACTGCAGATTTCAACAGCTCATTGACAGAGCTGAGGAATCAAGTCTGGCTAAGAGGAATCAAGGACACTTATAGTGGTTTCAACTTCTACCCTCAAGGAAGTCAACCCAAGAAAGCTGTGTTTAAAAAAGTGGCCAGCAATACTGATGGCCTCAAGAGTTCTCTTGTTTTTTACAACCCAGACATCCGTCGAAAAGTCACCGGACTAGCCACGATACCAAAcgaaatttttgaagatatAGAGGACGAGGAGATAAAAAAGGCTATTCTCGAACAACAAGCTTACGAAAGAGCTGCCGTAAGGCTTTGATTCAGTAAGCTTGCGAGCTGTATAATAATTGAATGTACTATAAGAAGCTACCTTCCAGAATGTCAGAATGTCCTTTCCATGCTATACAACATCAATCATAGGCTCACCTTCCTCTCCCGAAAGCCcctcttcgtcatcaaaCTCTAAGCTGCCATCTGGCCCCTCACGGGCACCACCCTTATTCATATGAGCACGAAGCTCGAAGTCCACCTTGGTCTTCCTGCGACCAACATGGACGGTGATGTCGCCCTCATCGACAATCTCTGCGTGCTTTTTTGAGTATGCAACTTCAGCCTTGGCTTCCTTACCCGAAATACGATGATTTACTCGTATGTGCTTAGCCAAAGTGTCATGACGGGTGAATATTCTGGGACCCATGACAGGGTCTTGCCTAACACAAACAAAGcatttgaagagcttcttcttcttcaggtGAACTGTGTCTTGATGTCTTATCAATTCGTACTTCCTGGAGAATCTTCTGAGACACAATTTACCGGGCTCTTCTGCTGAAGGTAACTGACACTCGTGAATGACGTCAGGATCATAATTGGCAGAACGTGCGCTTGCTGGTTTCAAGTctggcttcttgatgacacGATGTGCAGCTAACTTCTCGTCTACCTTCAACTTGCGTTTTTCCTTCGAACTCACCTTGCCGTCCGCACTTACTCGTTCATTAACAAAGTGATCATCATTGTCTCCATGATCTTCATCGCCTGGAGCCAACATCTCGGATATACGGCGTTTTCTCTCGCTTTTGCGATTTGCTCTAAGAGTGTAGAATCTATCAGCGGTAGCTGATGAGTGTTGAATGTGTCTATACTTGAAAGGAGCGTAGTTAAGAACGAATTTTGAGTAGCATTCGTGAAAGTCAAAGTTGATTAGTTTTAAAAACTTTAATATGTCCAAATTTCGATTGAGCAAATTGTAAACTTCCCAGTAGTTGAGATTGATCATGAGACAAGTGAGGAAGCTTATCGCTTTGGTAGAAAAATCTGTCTTTGAAGCCATCATCGAACACTTAAGAAGAGCGTCAAAGCATTGCTCCACAACAATATATagctgagaagaagtagGGTCTGTAGTGGAAGCGTAAAGAGTTATgttcttgctcaactcCTCAAATTTGTCCTCAAGATCAACTTTCTGGGTCAGGTCAAGCTGGTCCTCatacaaaagaaaacataTCTGTTTTATAAGCTCTGCGTATTCAAACACGTTCTGTGGCATCGCCTGACTGGCAATGCTAACGATAAAGGACATGTTATATCTTCCCAGCAGGAGGAGTGCTTCGGTGTACGTCGAGTCGCCTCTCGCAAAGTCAGAGACATTTGGAAGAAATTTGTGAGGCTTTCTGGGCTTCAGGGCCCTTCTTTCGCTATGTATTTGGGTGGGACTTTGCGTGACGGCAAATCGAGAATTGGGTGATTGTGAGGTAATATGCATATCAGATGTAGGTAATGGCTGCACTTGATGAGGAGCTGGCGCACTGCCTTGCTGAGGTAAGTTGGAGTCTTTGGCGGTCTCATTGGAGCCATCAGCAATAGAAGTCACCGCAGAGGAGACTGTAAGGGGGTCCTCTGATGTCGGATACGTGAATGAGGACTCATAACTAGGTATATCCGCTGAACTCCGTAGAACCTCGCTCATGATTTTGTGTATGTGTAAGAGCTCTTAGGATCCCAGTTTGTTGAGGATTATAACAATAATGGGGAACTCTTTTGTTGTGTCCCTATGTTTCGCCTGAAGGTGTGGCTAAGATATAGTGGTAACCGAAAAAGGGACACTTTTGATGGTATCAAAAAGCGTTGGataccttttttttttcgtctATACCCTAGAGTGATTCGACTTAGGTATAAAGCCCACAACAGCTGATATTAGGAACAAATTAAGCAAATTAGTGGCACTTTCTTTGTGGATGGAGTGACTGCAAAATGAGGATTTGCGGGTTCCAAAAAATAGGTTTGTGGTGGTCGCACGACCATCAACACCAGACGATAAATGACAGTTTCGGCAAAGTGAAGCATAATGACAACATTGGAAACGGTGGTTGATGTCGTATCTACGTATTATTGAGGTTATCCCGTCTACTGATTTCCTGCTTTCTTCTAAACTACTGttggccattttttttttcctctcaCACTacaattttgcagccattcttgaGCCTGACCAGGGTGCATTCTGCCTGCCTGTCGAGTAAGTTATATACAGTACAAAAAACaggattttgcaaccatttaAACTCCTAGGTTcggctcttcttcttgcccttgcGGCACTTTTCTATGGATTCCTTGAGGAGATTGTGTCAGCTCTTGCTGGCTTGAGCGAGACAGAGGTGATGCatgttgctgttgttgttgtgaGCGTTGTTGATACCCATGAGGCGACATAAACTGAAGGCCCATGGGTTGAAAgtggtgctggtgctgaaATTGTGGACTGTGAGAATGCTGACCCTGAATTCCTTGAGGCCGTGGTCCCAATTGAGGGTTGAATGTTTGTGGAAAAGGCATCTGCACATACATTCTGCCATCAGGGCCATACATTGGTAGGCCGTATGGAGGAGGGGGCGGGTATCCCCCTTGAAAGCTAAACTGCTGAATTTGTGGACTTCCCTCTTGTCCATCTTCATTCTGTGGTGGCGATACTATCGATGGTGGTGGTAAGGATGCAAATGTCTGAAATTGAGGCAGTGAATAATGCGCTCCAACTTGCCTCATTGATGGATCGAAGTAAGGCAGCCTTGCTGGGTCATACTGTGGTGGGTATTGAACAGATGCTGGGACTGGAGCCTTCGAGATAAATGAAGGTGGCTGCGGTAGAATCTTGGTGGCATCGTCAGGATTCGAGCCTTGTGGTGTATGTTCTGGTACCGGTCTTTTAGGCTGAGGTCTCATAGCAGGTGATTGTCGTTGAGCATCTGAACCTGTTGATGTACTTACCGGCTCTTGTGTTTGTGAAGGTAAAGATGGCCCAAACTTCCCTGGCAATTGAGTTGTCGGTGGTATTCCACCTAAGGTGAATGTATGAGGCGGTTGCCCGGGAAGCACATTGCGGAGGGTATGatattttgttgaaggactGACAACCATGGCTTTGTTTAGATGCTTGCCAGCTGAAGACTTTTGCATCAATCTTGAGTGCATTGATGGGACAAATCTTTGCTCTGATTTTGACAGGAGCTCCTTTTGGACGGCCTCGATCTCCTCTCTCGTCATCTTTTCTGCCTCATCTGTATTATACCcctcatcgtcatcgttCTCAGCCAATTCTTTACCCTCTTTGTCTATTTCCTTCGCAGTCATTTCATGGAAGGTAAATTGCTTTCGTTTCAGAACAACTGTCGACGTAATTGGTTTATGACGCCCAGAGGGTGACTCTTGAATAAAAGTCGTCACGATCTCGTTGGATTTCGGTGGGCGAAccttttgtttcttctttgcttgcaTTTTGTTTAAGCGTATATCGATGTAGTTGTCAATGCGAAGTCGCTGGTATTTCTGGTCTATCACGTCTGGATTCATTGTATGATAAGAAAAGTTGTAGAATGGGAAAGGAAAAGGATATTGAAAGCCTTGTCTTAGATTAAAACCCATATAGTTCTCCGGAGGAGACACAATATGCCCAAAGGGAGTCTCCGTCACCTCAATATCAATGAGCAGCAAAAAGTAATCAAGATTGGGAATCATATGTAGAAGGTGATAAATTTCCCAGCACTCGAGACTGTAGAATAGGTTCACGACAAATTTGGTGACCTGCGATGAGAGTGATAAGTTGAGGTACAGTGAGCAAAACTTTACAAGGTCAGCATAGTTGACCATTAGGATCTCTGAAAGATAATTCCGCGGATAATACTGAGTGAACGCCTTCAGCGGCTGGGGAATGGCTTGTGTAACGCTTTTGAGTGCTTGCTCATAGAATTCTTTGACTGAGTCGTCCGGCTTTCCTCGAAGAAGCTCCTCAAGGATCTGAGAAAGGCGAATGGTGCACTGACTAATGCTCAAACTGTCAGTCCACTCAATATCTGTATACACGGGATCTTCTGTTTCAATGTCCACCTTACTCTCAGACTGTGATGGTGACAATATGGGCTTCTCATTGACGCTTTCTCGGCTGTTCTGAACCACATTCTGCGATGTCGCTGACGTTAGTGTCTTTTGTGGCAGTTGCTGAACTTGTTCATGCACACCTTGTGGATTTATTTCGTGGGAAGCTGACCCTGAGCCCTTGAAAGTTAGTGAAAACTCGAAATTTTATGTATTTTACCTGAGTGACATACCTCTGAATGTGCTGtcgcagccattctgtGACGGTTTCTTGGGCACTATTTATTCAAGAATGGTGTGTCAAATTCGGCGCCGCGAATACCTCCACTTCTAATTATTCAAGTGTACCAAGGAAATTTGTTCTCGTTGGATATCCTTCGTTGACAGATGTTGCAAGATTCAGAACTTTGGCTGCCAAGTTAGAATCGCAGGGTATTCTTAGTTGCAAGCTCGGCGCTCTGTGCAGGCCGGTACATTGAATACAACTGATTGGAGTTACTCGGGGAAGAACAGGACTAGTCTTATGGAAGCTCAAAAATATATATGTTGCTTACGAGAACAttgccaccttcttcttgaatttcATATGCTGGAACCGGTTTCGTCAAAACTTTGCCTTGTCGCAcgacttttttgcagccatttccttTTGCCGTCTGTTACTAACAATGGAGGCTTTCATGGGCCAATCTCGGCATCACATGGATTACAGTCCATGTAAGAATGATCATTATAGCGTTCAATGAGCATTTAGACGAGGTCCCGAATTTTGCAATCTCCTGCTGAATTTGAGTTATGTGTTTCACTGACGATATGTACCACAAAACGCGAATACCTCTACAATCTTTACCAGGATCATTGGATAAACCTTACTTACTGCCATTGGCAATGGGCACGTCAAGAGACTGCAAAACCAATGGAAACACAACAGAAGCAGCATCTCTACCCCACAAGTTGTCTAAATGTTCATGGCCAGCCACAGGGTATGATGTAGTGTACTTCTTAGGCAACTGGTTCTCCATCACCTCTATGTCCACCAACAGATCGGAGTCACCGTAGATTAAGTAGATTGGAACGTCGATGTTTTTCAATGGATACTCGATAGGATTAAGTGCTGAGAGATTCGAGTCGTCGTGGTACATCTGGAACTTTTTCGACGAGATGATCTGAAACCAGTGGACGACAGTCTTGACTGAGGTGGTTGAGTACAAGTGAGCATAAGAACTGATTTTCTGAAGCTTGTCGATATTGAGAGCTTTCCAGTTGAACAAGACGTAGTTTGAAACATCGATCATGGTGTCAAAGAAGGGAGGGTACATGATTCTGTTCCACAATAAAACACTGGGCATGAGCACCTTTCTTGAGAAAAGCAAGTACACAAATACGGGACTAGATTTAAGCATGATGTCTAGAAGCCTCAGGTAGAGGCCGTGAGGAGTTGTAGCAGGTGATATGGCAACGATGCgctcgatcttcttgttcaagtcagGATTCACAGAAACACTAGCAAACGCCTGCGCCGTTCCCTGCGAGAATCCAACGTAGATCAAAGACTCCTTCTGTGTAGCTTCAAGAATATAATTAATGGTGTTTGGGATGTCGTAGAAGGCAAATTCGtccaaagaaaaatccCAGAACTTCTCCAGGTTCAACTTGTGTCTTAGATGTTTGTGAGAATACTTGTTTCCTCTGTTGTTCCCAAGCCACACGTCGTAGCCCAACTCATAGAGGACAAACGGCAAGTTTGCGTCCTTATCGATCATGGTGACCCAGATTTCCGAGCACATAAGAAGCCCATGGTGCATGTATATGACTTTTCCGTTTCTAGGCCCAGCGTTTGGCCTCGAGATTCTCTGAACAGTAAGCAAATAATCATCTGTGGTTCTGATGACCCTCAGCTCCACACGATATCCAAACACAGCGCACATCTCCAGGATATCCTTAGCGTTGAGTAGAGCGGTCATTCGATCGTACTTAACCTTATCAAACTCGTGCCCGCTCAGCAAGTACCTGTACTTGATGTCGGGCATTCCGTCGCTCAGTAGATCACCTCCAGAGGAGATGAATCGGATCGGGGACGCGGTGAAGCTGTAAACAACTTGCAAAGTGTACGACATGAGGTTGATTGCCGTGGGAGGGAGCAACCGAGTGATCAAATTGGAGATGTACTCGAGCCAGGAAAGCAATAGCGAGATGGCCACGAGCGGCCACTCAGTAAGTGAAAGTCTGCCCAACAACGGAATATGCATGGGAACTATCTTGGAGGATTTGGAGAGAACTGGGGTAGgtttcaagttgaagatgttaGACACGGCTGGCAAGGTGACTACttgggtgcgaaaaagcGTAGCTAAGCCGAGGATAAGAGGCATCCCCAGATATGAAGACCCAAGGGGGGATGAAGTactgaagatgaaaagaagagggtCAAATGACTAAGGAAATGTTAATTACTGCCATAATCCAAAAATTCAAAGGGTATGGTGCTTGTTGTAGATAATAAGTACAGGTAGTAGGAATGGTACATAGTAGGTCAGCCAGCAAGCTTAGCGCAGTATAAATTAAACGTTTGGATACTGGAAAATGCTGGCTTATAGGGAATGGCAatgatcaacaaaaacatAGATGAAGCAAAAATGCCCTTTTTTGCTGACTTTTAAGAAGGCTCATACTGGATGACATTGCCTCTCCAGCACGTGACCGACTATCGACGGGGTAATACACCCTGTCCTTGGCCCAAGTCACTAGAAAGAGGTTATAGGGTACAAAAGTTTTGCTTTGGTCCGGTAATTGTGTTTGGCTGCTTCTAAGGATACCTCTTCTTGTGAattcaatggctgcaaatcaaCAACTATGGGTGTTGCCCCACCACTCTAAAAAAGTAATGGGAGAAACGCGGGATACCAGTACTTAATTACCCACTCCGAGAAGCTATACACACTTCAAATACCTTCAAAAATGCAGTTTTCTCTGAAATTAAAGGATGGTGTTGCTTCCCGGGGTAAGCCGGTGCACGGGTGTCTTCTCCTATTTCCCCCAAACGCTCCATCGGAGCATCTAGAAAAGCGCCAATGGCATTGTACTAACAAAAAGCGACTGCTTGTGCTCCCAGAGAATGTATATAATAAAGTTTAGTTTTTGGCCAAAGTAAATTCTTGTACTCTTAAAAGCAGCCTCTCCATCGTCACTCTTGTAAAGCCACCTCCATCAAGCAACAAAGAATCTACAACCTCTAGAGTGAAGAATGCACAGAAGCCAATCCCCACCAGACAAGGTAGATCCATGCTCAGGGAATCCTACAAACCGTGACTTTCATAGTCACCAAAGCCTGCAAGTGGCTACAATGAACAAATTGCCCAAAACAAACCAAAATTGGCAAATGCTGCTCTGTCAAAGCCACGCCTTGTTCACTTCCCACCGCCAGACCAAAGCCCAGCTgaaaagcagcagaaaaACGTCACCGTGCAAGTTTCATTGGCCAACACCACGGTTGACGGTTGAGCGTTAGTGCCGACCTCGGCTCCCGCTCCCACCacaaaagcaaaacaaGAGGGCAAAAACTGCACTTGTGTTGAGCCGCTGCCTTTATCAGATGAATCAATTGGGCAATTGCGCAGCGTTCGCACACACAAGGCTGCACCAAGTACGGGCGCCAGCGAGGTAAAAAAAGACACAAAGAGGGCACAAAAAGGGCCTCCCGCGGGCCTAAACAGGATCCCACTAGGCTCTAAACGAGCCCACGCCAGGGGAAACAAATCAGTGACTTTGCATTAAAAAAAGTCTCTAGGTATAGAGGAGAGCCTTAATTGCCTTTCATTGGTAGCCGTCCTATTTTTATTGTTTCAGTTTTTCCCCTTTGCAGTGACCTTCTTGCTTCATCTGTAAAGTTCAAAGGCCTATGCTTCAATTGCTGCCTGCTTTCGCTGCAGCGGAGATCTCTGGTGCCCTGGTTCCTTTATGCCGCCTCTCGGTGTGTTTTTCGCGCCCTGACCCCGAGCAATTTACCTCTCCCAAGTCAGCTCTCTATCAACAGATGCCCTCCTACAACCTCCAAAAGGGCCCATTTTCACTCAATTGAATACTGCTGGAGTGTTGGGTGGACAAATACTACTTTTGTCCGTAAGTATTTTTCTCTCTGGGTCTTTCTGGGTTCCTCTGCCTTATTGTAGTGCACATTCCCAGGCGGGCCCTGGCTCTATTGGCCATATGCACAGGGCCGCTGCCAATGGCAGCTGTCAATGGCCCGGGTAgagctttccaaaagcaGCCGCTGGGGTGTCAAAGCTGCACCTAGGGAGCGGCAGCCCCCATTTTGCTATAAATGGAGACGAAATCCTCTTATTTCGAAATTTTGCTTCATCGTTTGCTTcatcttttgcaactcgGACCGCCATGATTTGGAAACCCTTCACTTTCGCTGCGCTCTTTTCGGCCGCTGCCGTCGCTGACCCTGCGCCAGAGTCCCACGACTCCCCCACGGACGTTTCCTACAGAGCCACCTTCACCAAGGGCGTAGACGGCTACGTCAACTTCTCGTCGAAAAACGGCTCCGTCATTGTCGATGTGGACATCTCGGGCTTGCCCAACTACGGCGGTCCTTTCATGTACCACATTCACGAAAAGCAGGTTCCTTCGGACGGCAACTGTACGGGAACCAAGGCCCACTTCAACCCTTACCACGGCTACGAAAAGGCCCCCACGCCTGCTGAGTTGGAGGTGGGCGATCTTTCGGGCAGACACGGCGAGATCCAAGCCCAGCTGTTCCAGACCTCGTACATTGACCCTTACCTCTCGTTGAACCCAGACAACAAGGCTTTCTTTGCCAACTTGTCTGTGGTGGTGCACCTTCACAACACTTCGAGAATTGCTTGtgccaacatcaccaaggagTACACTGTTCCTCCAGTGGAGGGTGGTGCCAGCGGCAAGACTCTTGCGGCCGGTGCTGTTGCCTTGGCTGCTGGCGCCTTGCTCATCTGAGCTTCCGAAGCTTTATAGTAAAATCGATATAATTGACACTTAATTTTCCACGTATGAGTTTTCGGTATCTAGAGGTGTAGTTCCTAGGTGTGtgcgtttgcagccatcaaTGCACACGCTGCATAATGATGCCTGAGACATACCTACTTTGGCTTGAGATACCTCTTCCGAAAGGCATCAGTTGTGAACTGAGCATCTTGCAAAGTCAGCTGATTGGCCACATTTTTACTTCACGACACTATGACAGTGCAGAGAATTACATCAAACATTTCGCTGAAGGTTGAGGAATTAACTCCACAATATACGTACTGCTCAGGGAAGGCTTCCTTCCCGTTTACCACAAGCTTTCTCGTATAAACATACCCTGCGTAAGTTACTATcaaaaattgcaagatccagaaagaaaatatTTAGACAATCTTCTCGATCTCTAAGTGTCACTTACCCAGGTCTCCTGGTTTTGGTGTGCACATTCCCTTCTACTTATGCGTTTACCACCCTCTCCATGTTATCATGCAAATCTACTCGCTTCGCTCCAAGAGGCTCAAAAACAAGGACTCGGTGGCCAGAGACAATGTATGTTCGAGGTGAGCTTTGCCTTTGCCAATACTAACTCCAGCTCGCCAACGAGCGCACCTTTTTGGCCTGGCTCAAAACGTCCATCACTTGTGTATCTATAGGAATAGCCTTGGCCCAATTGCTACGATTTACTGAGAAAGAGTGCAAAATAAGCATTGGCTCGTATACTGTGATTATAGACTACGGGGATGACACCGCATTGAGGTTGGGGAAGCCGTTTGCCGTGATTTGCATAGTTCTAGGGATAATTACGCTTCTTTCTGGGTTCGTGAGGTACTACTATGCCGAGAACATGCTAATCACCGGCCACTATCCTATGTCGAGTGTTTCAGCATTTATACTTGTTGCTACTACTGTGGTGTTTATTGTACTCTATTTAATTCTGTGCGTCAAGATCATTTTCTAAGGAAACTGGTCTTTTCTCAATCCAATGTACCCTTCAGGAGCGTCAGATGCCTTTAACCACGTGTGGTGC
It encodes the following:
- a CDS encoding sterol esterase yields the protein MHIPLLGRLSLTEWPLVAISLLLSWLEYISNLITRLLPPTAINLMSYTLQVVYSFTASPIRFISSGGDLSSDGMPDIKYRYLSSGHEFDKVKYDRMTALLNAKDISEMCAVFGYRVESRVIRTTDDYLLTVQRISRPNAGPRNGKVIYMHHGLLMCSEIWVTMIDKDANLPFVLYELGYDVWLGNNRGNKYSHKHLRHKLNSEKFWDFSLDEFAFYDIPNTINYILEATQKESLIYVGFSQGTAQAFASVSVNPDLNKKIERIVAISPATTPHGLYSRLLDIMLKSSPVFVYLLFSRKVLMPSVLLWNRIMYPPFFDTMIDVSNYVLFNWKALNIDKLQKISSYAHLYSTTSVKTVVHWFQIISSKKFQMYHDDSNLSALNPIEYPLKNIDVPIYLIYGDSDSLVDIEVMENQLPKKYTTSYPVAGHEHLDNLWGRDAASVVFPLVLQSLDVPIANGSK
- the FGR15 gene encoding Fgr15p; translated protein: MSEVLRSSADIPSYESSFTYPTSEDPLTVSSAVTSIADGSNETAKDSNLPQQGSAPAPHQVQPLPTSDMHITSQSPNSRFAVTQSPTQIHSERRASKPRKPHKFLPNVSDFARGDSTYTEALLSSGRYNMSFIVSIASQAMPQNVFEYAELIKQICFLLYEDQLDSTQKVDLEDKFEELSKNITLYASTTDPTSSQLYIVVEQCFDALLKCSMMASKTDFSTKAISFLTCLMINLNYWEVYNLLNRNLDILKFLKLINFDFHECYSKFVLNYAPFKYRHIQHSSATADRFYTLRANRKSERKRRISEMLAPGDEDHGDNDDHFVNERVSADGKVSSKEKRKLKVDEKLAAHRVIKKPDLKPASARSANYDPDVIHECQLPSAEEPGKLCLRRFSRKYELIRHQDTVHSKKKKLFKCFVCVRQDPVMGPRIFTRHDTLAKHIRVNHRISGKEAKAEVAYSKKHAEIVDEGDITVHVGRRKTKVDFELRAHMNKGGAREGPDGSLEFDDEEGLSGEEGEPMIDVV
- a CDS encoding YidH family protein, whose protein sequence is MQIYSLRSKRLKNKDSVARDNLANERTFLAWLKTSITCVSIGIALAQLLRFTEKECKISIGSYTVIIDYGDDTALRLGKPTC